CCTGAATTATACAATATTGGCGGCGCAGGAAGCATCACTTCCCTGACACCACTTGAAGACGGACGCTATCTTATCAACCTCAAAGGTATCAGCCGATTTAATATCCTACAGGAATTGCCAGCAACAACACCATATCGACAGGTCGCCGCCGAATGGCTTGTTGATCAATATATCATGCCAGACAACTTTGATAGAGACGACTTGATAAAACTGCTGCAAGGATTCCTATCGGGAAAAGAGCTGGCCGCAGATTTCAGCCGGCTGAAGGATATGCCAAACAATGTTTTTATAGATACATTATCAATGGCCATTCCATTCGAGCCTGCAGAAAAACAAGCGTTGCTTGAAGCTGAAAGCCCTTGGGCAAGAACAGAAATATTTACAAGCTTGCTCCAAATGGCCGTTGGTGGCAATTTGACTGAAATACCCAACTAGCGAGATTGCTATGAACCATCAAACCAACCCCAAACTTCTTGAGCTATTGGTATGCCCAGTAACGAGGGACACCCTTGAATATGATAAGGAAAATCAAGAGCTTATTTGTGAAAAGGCAGGGCTGGCCTTCCCTATCAGAGATGGTATTCCAATTTTACTTGTTGATGAAGCACGCGAGTTAAATGATTAGCAAGCTAAATAAAATAGCTACACCAAGATGATGTAGCTATTGATTTTCCTGACATTTTTATGGTTAAAAAATAGTTAATAAACTAACTATCCAAAACTTTTATCCAACATTGGCCCAAGTGGTTTGCCGCCCATAATATGGATATGCAAATGCGGCACTTCCTGATGGCTATTAGGTCCAGCGTTAGCAATTGTGCGGTATCCAGGCTCAATAAGCCCTAATTCATCCGCCACTTTCCCAACAGCACGCATATAACCAACCACCAGTTCCGCAGGTGCATCTGCTGTAAAATCTGCCATTGATACATATTCCCCCTTTGGGATCACCAGTACATGCACAGGTGCCTGAGGGTTGATATCATGAAACGCGAGCGCAAATTCATCCTCATAAACCTTGTTACAAGGAATCTCACCTCTCAGAATTTTCGCGAAAATATTCTCGGGATCGTACGCCATAATATGCTCCAAACTTATAGTTGTCTAAACCAACTTTTAATCTAAATAGCCCGGCAACTTCGGTAAAGCACCTGTATCTTTCTTTTCGTGCTGGATAACAACACGCGCACCAAGTTCCTTCGCTTTCGCTTCAAAAGCATCCATAGACTTGAGCGTATCTTCCGCATTTGTATTAAAGGTTGGCACCGTGCGCAGCTTGCGGGAATCAGTAAGGTGATACAAATCACCCGTTAGAAGAACTGGACCTTCTTTTTCAAGATTAACAAGCAGTGTGGTATGCCCTGGCGTGTGGCCCGGCATAGAGAGAATAGTTACAGAACCATCACCAAACACATCATGATCACCAGTGAAGGTAATTTTCTCAGCATTTTCCATTTTATCATAGGCGCTAAATGTTTGTGCCTGAGCTCGCATGGCATCACTGAACATATGTGCATATTCATTTTCGTGCACAATCCACTTTGCCCCAGCAAAATCATTCAAGTTACCGGCATGATCAAAATGCGAGTGAGAGATAGAAACATAATCAATATCCTTCTCACTCATACCAATTTCTGCCAGCTGATCCTGAATGGTTTTCTTTAAACTGATATGGAAACCCGGCACAGACATACCTTCAGGTAAATCCTTGATCGCCTTTGGAAGACCCGTATCCCAAAGAAGCGTACCTTTAGGGTGCTTGACCACAAAACAAGCGTCACCCGCTTGGTTATCTCGGCCATTAAACTCACCGTCTTTGGCAAAAATTGCCAAGTCTTTCATGTGAATATCACCGCAATCGAGTGTGTAAAGCTTCACATCAGCAGCAGTAGCATCCGCTGAACCCAGAAAAATTGAAGAAATGAGAGCGCTTGCAGCTAGGAAGGATTTTTTCATCCTGTTTCCCCATATCAGAAGTGATTAATCGGTACCGTTAAAGTGGGCCTATGCCTTCAGGCTGTCAACCAAAAGCCCAAAAGAAAAGGGCGCCCACTGAGCGCCCTCCGATAAAACTGGTAAAAGGAATATCCCCTAGAGGATAAACTTGGAAAGATCGCTTTCTTCCGCAACTTCACCCATGTTGGTTTTAACGAAATCAGCGTCCACCTTAATAGTGGTGCCAGATGTATCGCTCGCAGTGAAGGAAATCTCCTCAAGTACTTTTTCAAGCACCGTATGCAGGCGGCGGGCACCAATGTTTTCAACTGTCTCGTTAAAGTGAGCTGAAATGCGAGCGATTTCATCGATACCGCTATCATCAAACTCAAGCGTGACACCTTCAGTACCCATAAGCGCCGTATATTGGCGGATCAGGCTGTAATCAGGCTCCGTGAGAATACGTTTAAAATCAGCCTCTGTAAGATCTTCAAGCTCCACGCGGATCGGCAGACGGCCTTGAAGTTCTGGCAGCAGATCGCTCGGCTTCGCGAGATGGAAAGCGCCTGACGCAATAAAGAGGATATGATCCGTTTTAATAGCACCGTGCTTGGTGGAAACCGTTGTACCTTCGATAAGCGGCAACAAGTCCCGCTGCACGCCTTCTCGGCTCACATCACCACCGCGCGCATCCTGACGCGCACAGATTTTGTCTACCTCATCAAGGAAAACGATACCGTGGTTTTCAACCAGTGAAATAGCTTCACGGGTGCTGCCTTCATCATCAATCAGTTTCTCGGATTCTTCACCCATCAGCACTTCGTAAGCTTCAGAAACTGTCAGGCGTTTCTTCACTTTACGGCCACCCATGGCTTTACCGAACATATCACCAAGATTGAGCATTCCCACGCTTGCGCCCGGCATACCCGGAATTTCCATCTGCGGGAATGGGTTGGCGTTATCGTCTACTTCCAGTTCAATTTCTTTTTCGGAAAGCTCACCTTCCCGCAGCATTTTGCGGAATTTCTGGCGAGTTGCATCTGTTGCTGTGTCACCTACAAGCGCATCAAGAACCCGCTCTTCGGCGTGCAGTTCAGCTTTTGCAGCAACTTCTTTCTTCTTCTTTTCCTTCACCATCAGGATAGCGGATTCGATAAGATCACGGATGATCTGTTCCACGTCACGGCCCACATAACCCACTTCTGTGAATTTGGTCGCTTCAACCTTGATGAAAGGCGCTTCCGCAAGCTTTGCTAGGCGGCGAGAAATTTCCGTTTTACCAACACCTGTCGGGCCTACCATCAGAATATTCTTTGGCAGAACTTCCTCACGCATACCTTCTTCAAGCTGCTGGCGGCGCCAACGGTTACGAAGTGCTACAGCCACAGCTTTCTTGGCATCTTTTTGCCCGATAATGAAACGGTCCAGTTCAGATACGATTTCACGCGGTGAAAAACTTGTCATGACAAAACTCCTAACTATTCAGCGGCTTCGATATCCATTGTTTCCACAACGATGTTTTCGTTTGTGTAAACACAGATATCCGCTGCAATTTTCATGGCTTTACGCGCGATTTCTTCAGATGTCATATCCTGATCATAGAGCGCAAGCGCTGCCGCTTGGGCAAAATTACCACCAGAACCAATGGCTACAACACCGTGTTCTGGCTCAAGCACATCACCATTACCTGTAACAACCAGGCTTGTGCTTTGGTCTACAACAATCATCATTGCCTGAAGCTGGCGCAGGTATTTATCTGTACGCCAATCTTTCGCAAGCTCCACACACGCACGAGCAAGTTGGCCTGGGTGGCGCTCAAGCTTGGCCTCCAGCCTTTCAAAAAGTGTGAAAGCATCAGCGGTTGCGCCTGCGAAACCCGCAATCACCTTACCGCCAGCCAAGTGGCGTACTTTGCGCGCATTGGCTTTCATTACTGTATCGCCAACAGAAACCTGGCCATCACCTGCGATAACAACCTTATCGCCTTTTCTTACGCTACAAATTGTGGTGGCATGCCATGTAGGAAGCTTATCGTTGAACTGTGTCATTAAAAGACGTGTCCTTATTCTTATTTCTTTTCACAGCCTCATATATGCACGCATACGCAGCTGGACAAGCGGGAATTCATAAAAACCAAGTGAGATTGCGAAGGGAATGCCCTTAAAAACACTAACGTCCCCGTATTTTATTCATCAAGGTAATCGCTTCCTGCGGCATCAGGAAGTTATAGAGTTTTTTCACCATATTCAGAGCCGTTTTACCTTGGGGCTTTTCATGCTGCCAAGGGGTTCCTCGCAGATAAAACCAATAATCCTTCTTATAAGGATGTGCGCTTAAATAATGCCACGGTTTAAGAGGGGTATTATAGTGAACAACCACCGCTTCTCTTACAATGCGCTTCCGTTCAGAAGCCTGTATCTGCAATTCATTCTTTCGCCAAATGAACGGAACAATGAGATTCCAGCGGTAATCAAGAACGTGCCGGTCCGCATAATAACAGGCGTTCAGCGCATCCTGATCTGGGAAAGATAATTTATCCGGGTTCGCTGCTATATAGGGCAGCAAGGTATCCAGCGGTTTACTGGACCGCCATTTATCCATATCAAACAAGAGCACACCGGAATTAAAATATTCATATTCTGGTGGAAGGTCTAATGCCGCACACTGAGCAGAGTGAGGAATAGATACAGCCCCGAACATCTTACCTTCAAGATCAGTATTAAAGAGCGGTGCAATATCACCGCGAACGATAATATCAGAATCCAGATACAGAACCCGCTTTACATCGCTTTCAAAAAATTCAACTACCCAGAAGCGGTTAAACATATCAATGGACCAATAGCTTTTAGTCGCTGCTTTAAGGCTATCGTCCGGCTGGAAATCTATGACCCTGATATCTGCATTTTCATATGTGTCTGCAATAGACCTTAGCTTAGCTGGAATACTCGTATCTTCAAAATGCCCTACAACACAAATATCGTGATGCTTCAGGCTACTGTTTTCGAGCAATGATTTAATACATGCCGCTGAATGCTGAGCATACAAACCATTGGTGCAAAAAAGAAAATGACCTCGATCAGGATTAGGTTGCATATATATGCCTTCCTAATTTGGGAAGTTACGATTTAAGCTTCTTCAGTGTCAGATAGAACCACTTGGCCTGCTTTCTAATGCCCACCGCTTCAGTAACATCTGCCATATAACGCACAAACCTGGTCCACCAATATATGTTGAACATATATTTTGCCACGCCAATTGGATTACGCCAGAAATAGTGGCGATACATCTTCTGAAGATCCCGCTTGCTGAACACTTTCGCATTACCGCCATACTTGGCAACGCGTGGTGAAAAATCAGGATATAGTGTCATATTGATAAGCTGGGTTTTCATAAAGTTACCAATCAGCAAATCATCAAAATATCCCCACTCCACTGTCTCAAGAAGCGAATTACGCGGCACAAAGAAACACACGCCTCTTGGTTTCTTACGCTGTTTTTTACGTTCCAACACACGGCGTTTTTCACCGCCCACTTCCACGTCAATGAAATCTACAATGTCGTAGATGGTTTCAAACTGCTGAAAGAAGCCGAAAACCCGCTTCCATTCTTCTTCAGACAGTTTTTCATCCCAGTCATCCTGCCCGGTATTTCCAAGGAACTGGCTTTCATCAGGCTTTTGGGATGGCCAATCTTCATGGATATCACCAGTACCCAGATCACAGGTAACAAAAGGGGGAACCACCTGAACCGAAGGTTGGTTCCAGTGCCTGCACATATCCTTATAGGTAAATTCATAATCATTCACCCACATGCTATCCGAACGCACAAGGAAGTGCTGGGAAGAAGAGATACAGAAATACTTACCGCCTAAGCCGTGAATTTCATTCGCGGCATCCTGAATACAGCCCATCTTATAATTTTCAGGCGCTTCAATGGTTCTATTGCCGTGCTCATCCACGTAATTGAGCATGTCAGCCCCAATCCCAACCAGCTTAAAAACATAAACCTTATCGTTGGGGTGTTCCTTTACCAGATTTCTGATGAAGGAGAATTCGCCACACAGTGGGGAGTCATTCAGGTTGATTAACAGCGCATCCCCAAACCGCATAATCAGAATACCGTCCTGATTAATGTTATCGAGGCAGAGAATTTCGAGTTTTTCGTGAAGACGATACCATTTTTTATATTGCATCACTTCAACTTCGAAGCCGTCATTCTTCAGGCCTTCGGAAATTTCATCATGATAGTGGTTCGGGATAAGAACCTTCTTACCCTTTGGCAACAGCTCCAGAGATTCATGGTGTAAATGATCAGGATGGCCGTGCGATATCCAGAGATATTCGCTATCCTTTACCGACTGGATTTCTTCTTCAGAGAAGGGATGATGCAGCGCCCAGCTATCAAAATAAGCGCGCCCAGTAAGCCAAGGGTCTGTTGTTAGCAATACTTCATCATTCAGGCGCAACTGAATAGTTGCATTCCCCATAGTTTTAAAACGTAAAGTATCTGAACCATTCATTTCCGTAGGCATACAAAATCTCTAGTTAGCGCGGCATTATTAAAATTAGACATATCGTCAAAGATTATCAAAGCAAAGCATTCTTATCACAGATTACATGCGCGATTTAATAGCCGCTTTTCCCCAAGCGGTAATATAAGCGCCCAATCCGGGTTTGTATTTACCAAAAGCTGATATGCGGTCAAACAGCTGCAATTGCTTTGGCCCCTTCACACTGGCCGAAAGACGAACCATTTGCCACCAAATCTCACTTGCTGATCGGTAGATATTTTCAGCGTCTGGCAATGAAACTGTATTTCTTTCAATGTAACGAGCTGTGATAGTCGCAAGCATTTCCCCGGCTTCAATCAATTTGCTCATATCTTCTTGCGGAACGCCAATAACAACCGCATCAAAATATAGCCGTGCTGTCGCCACAGAAATTTCCTGCCCGAGTAGCTTTTCTATCGCGTTTTTTAAAACACTGGCACCACTGGCATGCATTTCTTCGCGAGCCTTAATGCTCCAGTTATCCCCGTGGAGGGTATATTTTACCAAACTTTCCGGAACAACACCCACTTCACCAGCATTCGCAAAATCAAGACACAGTTTCCAATCATCACCGAAAGTGACATCCGAGGAATATTCAATGTCACACGCTTCAACAACCGAACGACGGAACAACAAGCCTGAATGTAACAAGCAATTCCGGTAATATAGATACCAGCCAATATAAGCTGAACTGTGGTAGGAGATTGAAGCTGTACTGTCATATTGCTCATTTTTGTACCGGTCCCAAAAACAACCAACCAGACCACATTCTTCGTGAGCTTGCATATACGCTATCTGAAGCGCCAGTTTCTCCGGCTTCCAGTGATCATCATGATCACATGTGGCGATAAAATCAGCCTCCGCGAGCGCTAACCCTTTATTGCGGGATGCAACTACCCCCATGTTAACTTCATTTTCCACCAGCTGAACGCGTTGGTCTTCATACTCTCTGATGATATCCACTGTGTCATCACCAGACGCATCATCAATGATCAAAAGCCTGAAGTTTTCATACGTTTGCGCTAAAATAGCATCAATAGTAGCACGAATTCTTTCGCCTGTTTGATACGCGCAAATAATAATATCAATATCGGGAGAAGACATAGCTTAACACATCATTCCAAAATAACGTCACTCAGCCCCTATAAACTATAGGGAACACTAATCCACCTACATTGGTTTTACTAATGTTTTATAGGCTTTATGGAACAAACGTCTTTGAGCAAGGTCAAACCAGCAGTTTTTTCAGCTATCACTCTAATCATACCCCTTGATGGTATAATCCCACTGCCATCGCTGCTGAAATAGTAATCGTTGGTATAAAAGATTTATCACTACACAGGAAAGAAGCCAGCACATTCCCTATACTGGCCCCTCGGGCTATATTTTATTTACTGAAATAGATGCTTGAGATTTCCTCTGGATCAATATTATCCAGATCAAGGAGTTGTTTGAGCACAGCCTCTTTATCTTCTGCCTGATTAAAATAATCAGTCCATATCTGGCGCCCAACCCAATAACCAAGCTCTCCAGGCCAACCTTCATCAGGCACTTGGGTGCTATTACGAACCCATCGGTAAAGAGGCGAACCCGCTTTCTGAATTTCTTCGGTCGTCATTCCCCTGGCTTTTTCCAAGTCTTTCAGGAATTCAGCTTTGATATAACCCTCTCGCTCAACGGCCCAAGCATCTCTGGCTCTCTCAGGCGGCTGTCCTGTTACAAGGGAAGCGACAAAATCAGCGCCGCCTTCCGCGAGAGCTGAGAGTATCAGATACTCTTCACCCCGTTCGGGAAGTTTGCTTGGGAAGTTTTGCAGGGTATGCACAGTTTCATGAGCAAAGAAGCGACGGAAAATTCCCCTGATATCTTCTTCATCTTTCCCGATACGGCAAATCACCTCAAGCCCTAGCACTTGCGCACCCGGCCCCGCTGTACCGCCTGAATTACCTGCACCAAAAAGAACA
This DNA window, taken from Kordiimonas sp. SCSIO 12603, encodes the following:
- a CDS encoding Trm112 family protein, whose protein sequence is MNHQTNPKLLELLVCPVTRDTLEYDKENQELICEKAGLAFPIRDGIPILLVDEARELND
- a CDS encoding LON peptidase substrate-binding domain-containing protein, producing MTEDIQNISNLPSVIPVFPLSGVILLPGSDLPLHIFEPRYRQMIEDAYESDQIIGMIQPTENEAGTVPELYNIGGAGSITSLTPLEDGRYLINLKGISRFNILQELPATTPYRQVAAEWLVDQYIMPDNFDRDDLIKLLQGFLSGKELAADFSRLKDMPNNVFIDTLSMAIPFEPAEKQALLEAESPWARTEIFTSLLQMAVGGNLTEIPN
- a CDS encoding glycosyltransferase, which codes for MSSPDIDIIICAYQTGERIRATIDAILAQTYENFRLLIIDDASGDDTVDIIREYEDQRVQLVENEVNMGVVASRNKGLALAEADFIATCDHDDHWKPEKLALQIAYMQAHEECGLVGCFWDRYKNEQYDSTASISYHSSAYIGWYLYYRNCLLHSGLLFRRSVVEACDIEYSSDVTFGDDWKLCLDFANAGEVGVVPESLVKYTLHGDNWSIKAREEMHASGASVLKNAIEKLLGQEISVATARLYFDAVVIGVPQEDMSKLIEAGEMLATITARYIERNTVSLPDAENIYRSASEIWWQMVRLSASVKGPKQLQLFDRISAFGKYKPGLGAYITAWGKAAIKSRM
- a CDS encoding histidine triad nucleotide-binding protein, whose translation is MAYDPENIFAKILRGEIPCNKVYEDEFALAFHDINPQAPVHVLVIPKGEYVSMADFTADAPAELVVGYMRAVGKVADELGLIEPGYRTIANAGPNSHQEVPHLHIHIMGGKPLGPMLDKSFG
- the hslV gene encoding ATP-dependent protease subunit HslV, with the protein product MTQFNDKLPTWHATTICSVRKGDKVVIAGDGQVSVGDTVMKANARKVRHLAGGKVIAGFAGATADAFTLFERLEAKLERHPGQLARACVELAKDWRTDKYLRQLQAMMIVVDQSTSLVVTGNGDVLEPEHGVVAIGSGGNFAQAAALALYDQDMTSEEIARKAMKIAADICVYTNENIVVETMDIEAAE
- a CDS encoding glycosyltransferase family 8 protein, with product MQPNPDRGHFLFCTNGLYAQHSAACIKSLLENSSLKHHDICVVGHFEDTSIPAKLRSIADTYENADIRVIDFQPDDSLKAATKSYWSIDMFNRFWVVEFFESDVKRVLYLDSDIIVRGDIAPLFNTDLEGKMFGAVSIPHSAQCAALDLPPEYEYFNSGVLLFDMDKWRSSKPLDTLLPYIAANPDKLSFPDQDALNACYYADRHVLDYRWNLIVPFIWRKNELQIQASERKRIVREAVVVHYNTPLKPWHYLSAHPYKKDYWFYLRGTPWQHEKPQGKTALNMVKKLYNFLMPQEAITLMNKIRGR
- the hslU gene encoding ATP-dependent protease ATPase subunit HslU gives rise to the protein MTSFSPREIVSELDRFIIGQKDAKKAVAVALRNRWRRQQLEEGMREEVLPKNILMVGPTGVGKTEISRRLAKLAEAPFIKVEATKFTEVGYVGRDVEQIIRDLIESAILMVKEKKKKEVAAKAELHAEERVLDALVGDTATDATRQKFRKMLREGELSEKEIELEVDDNANPFPQMEIPGMPGASVGMLNLGDMFGKAMGGRKVKKRLTVSEAYEVLMGEESEKLIDDEGSTREAISLVENHGIVFLDEVDKICARQDARGGDVSREGVQRDLLPLIEGTTVSTKHGAIKTDHILFIASGAFHLAKPSDLLPELQGRLPIRVELEDLTEADFKRILTEPDYSLIRQYTALMGTEGVTLEFDDSGIDEIARISAHFNETVENIGARRLHTVLEKVLEEISFTASDTSGTTIKVDADFVKTNMGEVAEESDLSKFIL
- a CDS encoding N-acyl homoserine lactonase family protein, producing the protein MKKSFLAASALISSIFLGSADATAADVKLYTLDCGDIHMKDLAIFAKDGEFNGRDNQAGDACFVVKHPKGTLLWDTGLPKAIKDLPEGMSVPGFHISLKKTIQDQLAEIGMSEKDIDYVSISHSHFDHAGNLNDFAGAKWIVHENEYAHMFSDAMRAQAQTFSAYDKMENAEKITFTGDHDVFGDGSVTILSMPGHTPGHTTLLVNLEKEGPVLLTGDLYHLTDSRKLRTVPTFNTNAEDTLKSMDAFEAKAKELGARVVIQHEKKDTGALPKLPGYLD